In Triticum urartu cultivar G1812 chromosome 6, Tu2.1, whole genome shotgun sequence, the following proteins share a genomic window:
- the LOC125512116 gene encoding protein CADMIUM TOLERANCE 3-like → MDPPPAQSMSATDDLHDKSLDGCCSCCYDCCSSILDFLCCA, encoded by the exons ATGGATCCTCCGCCCGCTCAGTCCATGTCTGCGACCGACGACCTGCACGACAAGAGCCTCGACGGATG CTGTTCTTGCTGCTACGACTGCTGCTCCAGCATCCTGGACTTCCTGTGCTGCGCTTGA